A window of the Canis lupus baileyi chromosome 8, mCanLup2.hap1, whole genome shotgun sequence genome harbors these coding sequences:
- the LOC140639198 gene encoding olfactory receptor 10AC1-like has protein sequence MAKDGVQSTVRWLTFGEFTGLWQTPQKALASLGRPWGVPGAGRGGRASEGEGPVFSGSVTASPLSGPDACPPAGPDMSSWPASNWTAPAEFVILGFSGWPQGLRLLLFAFLLPLYLATLAGNLLILGLAVAEPALHCPMYFFLGALSAVEVAYTLALTPRMLAGFLLPPAGLAVARSTCAAQMGLFVALGGAECLLLAAMALDRYLAICRPLYYPQLMSTALCWGLLASCCAGGSILALGLTTAIFQLPFCQGGLVNHVFCDLPAVLLLACGDRQLQERVLLAACLLLLVLPLALILLSYTRVLVVILGVGGSAGRRKAFNTVASHLTVAVLHYGCATAMYARPLSSRSLEEDKLVSLIYINLTPLLYPAIYTLRNRDVQGALQRVLSGRTPGTVHQAEGN, from the exons ATGGCCAAGGATGGGGTTCAGTCCACGGTGCGGTGGCT GACGTTCGGGGAGTTCACCGGGCTGTGGCAAACCCCGCAGAAGGCGCTGGCGTCCCTGGGGCGTCCCTGGGGCgtccctggggcggggcgagggggccGAGCCTCGGAGGGTGAAGGCCCCGTGTTTTCGGGAAGCGTCACCGCGAGCCCCCTCTCTGGCCCGGACGCCTGTCCTCCCGCAGGTCCCGACATGAGCTCCTGGCCCGCGTCCAACTGGACGGCCCCAGCCGAGTTCGTGATCCTGGGTTTCTCCGGGTGGCCCCAGGGGCTGCGGCTGCTGCTCTTCGCCTTCCTGCTGCCGCTCTACCTGGCCACGCTGGCGGGAAACCTGCTCATCCTGGGCCTGGCTGTGGCGGAGCCTGCCCTGCACtgccccatgtacttcttcctgggAGCGCTGTCCGCCGTGGAGGTGGCCTACACGCTGGCGCTGACTCCGCGCATGCTCGCCGGCTTCCTGCTGCCGCCCGCAGGCCTGGCCGTGGCCCGCTCCACGTGCGCCGCGCAGATGGGCCTCTTTGTGGCGCTGGGGGGCGCCGAGTGCCTGCTGCTGGCCGCCATGGCCCTGGACCGCTACCTGGCCATCTGCCGCCCCCTCTACTACCCCCAGCTCATGAGCACGGCGCtctgctggggcctcctggcctcctgctGTGCCGGGGGCTCAATCCTGGCCTTGGGGCTCACCACGGCCATTTTCCAGCTGCCCTTCTGCCAGGGGGGCTTAGTGAACCACGTCTTCTGTGACCTCCCGGCGGTGCTGCTGCTGGCCTGTGGGGACCGGCAGCTGCAGGAGCGGGTGCTGCTGGCAGCTtgcctgctgctgctggtgctgcctCTGGCCCTGATCCTGCTTTCCTATACCAGGGTGCTGGTGGTCATCCTGGGCGTTGGGGGATCTGCGGGCCGCCGCAAGGCGTTCAACACGGTGGCGTCGCACCTCACGGTGGCCGTGCTGCACTACGGCTGCGCCACGGCCATGTACGCCAGGCCCCTGAGCAGCCGCTCCCTGGAGGAGGACAAGCTGGTCTCGCTCATCTACATCAACCTCACACCACTGCTCTACCCGGCCATCTACACGCTGCGGAATCGCGATGTGCAGGGTGCCCTGCAGCGGGTGCTCAGCGGCAGGACGCCAGGGACCGTCCACCAGGCTGAGGGCAACTAA
- the LOC140638862 gene encoding RB-associated KRAB zinc finger protein-like isoform X2, whose protein sequence is MVFQEQQKMNESQGPVSFRDVAVDFTQEEWQQLEPNEKTIYRDVMLENYSHLVSVGYDSTKPKVILKLEQGEEPWVAEGELPCQSHLEVWKVDDLIERIPGNEEEHSSRPACRAMWHPLVLMLLLFPAVSIPSATAAPIPDARSQDSLQIVLQGAQAGGNRAPWAFPNRVPHSGCPPGL, encoded by the exons GGGCCAGTGTCGTTCAGGGACGTGGCTGTGGACTTCACCCAGGAGGAGTGGCAGCAGCTGGAGCCCAATGAGAAGACCATCTACAGggatgtgatgctggagaactaCAGCCATCTCGTCTCCGTGG GGTATGACAGCACCAAACCGAAAGTGATCCTCAAATTGGAACAGGGAGAGGAGCCATGGGTAGCTGAAGGTGAACTGCCATGTCAGAGTCATCTGG aAGTCTGGAAGGTTGATGACCTGATAGAGAGAATCCCAGGAAATGAAGAAGAACATTCAAG CCGCCCTGCCTGCCGGGCCATGTGGCACCCGCTGGTCCTGATGCTGCTGCTGTTCCCTGCCGTCTCCATCCCCAGCGCCACTGCCGCTCCCATCCCGGATGCCAGGAGCCAGGACAGCCTGCAGATCGTGCTCCAAG GTGCTCAAGCTGGAGGAAACAGAGCGCCCTGGGCATTCCCAAATCGAGTCCCTCACTCTGGCTGTCCTCCTGGGTTATGA
- the LOC140638862 gene encoding RB-associated KRAB zinc finger protein-like isoform X1, which translates to MEKLAPCREPDVGLDPRTPESCPRPKGPVSFRDVAVDFTQEEWQQLEPNEKTIYRDVMLENYSHLVSVGYDSTKPKVILKLEQGEEPWVAEGELPCQSHLEVWKVDDLIERIPGNEEEHSSRPACRAMWHPLVLMLLLFPAVSIPSATAAPIPDARSQDSLQIVLQGAQAGGNRAPWAFPNRVPHSGCPPGL; encoded by the exons atggagaagctggctccatgcagggagcccgacgtgggactcgatcccaggactccagaatcgtgccctcggccaaag GGGCCAGTGTCGTTCAGGGACGTGGCTGTGGACTTCACCCAGGAGGAGTGGCAGCAGCTGGAGCCCAATGAGAAGACCATCTACAGggatgtgatgctggagaactaCAGCCATCTCGTCTCCGTGG GGTATGACAGCACCAAACCGAAAGTGATCCTCAAATTGGAACAGGGAGAGGAGCCATGGGTAGCTGAAGGTGAACTGCCATGTCAGAGTCATCTGG aAGTCTGGAAGGTTGATGACCTGATAGAGAGAATCCCAGGAAATGAAGAAGAACATTCAAG CCGCCCTGCCTGCCGGGCCATGTGGCACCCGCTGGTCCTGATGCTGCTGCTGTTCCCTGCCGTCTCCATCCCCAGCGCCACTGCCGCTCCCATCCCGGATGCCAGGAGCCAGGACAGCCTGCAGATCGTGCTCCAAG GTGCTCAAGCTGGAGGAAACAGAGCGCCCTGGGCATTCCCAAATCGAGTCCCTCACTCTGGCTGTCCTCCTGGGTTATGA